Proteins encoded in a region of the Pyxidicoccus trucidator genome:
- a CDS encoding DUF4142 domain-containing protein, with the protein MKRWMGWMLVGSLAVGGSAVAQDDEQQPSEERSGQKETGTQNGTDDTQGMFRMGEAEAIDQGEGVKDATGGVQGTGGSGMQAQGAQPDAAGAKLMDQGLLPIPTDEKAYLEMLHRANQMEVQLGQLAQQKGVSKGVKDFGARLVKDHQAADQKVMTYATTKNIELGEPKVDTDFKKTMRNASDAAMAKLQSLQGPAFDRAFLAHMVGHHDSDIAKVMAGQQQFASNAELKGQLDGLLPTLKKHRDEAYRLLGQEKPRQARPTPPSR; encoded by the coding sequence ATGAAGCGATGGATGGGATGGATGCTGGTGGGCTCGCTGGCAGTGGGTGGCTCGGCTGTCGCGCAGGACGACGAGCAGCAGCCCTCGGAGGAGCGTAGCGGACAGAAGGAGACCGGGACGCAGAACGGGACGGATGACACCCAGGGCATGTTCCGCATGGGCGAGGCGGAGGCCATCGACCAGGGCGAAGGGGTGAAGGACGCCACGGGCGGCGTGCAGGGCACGGGTGGCTCCGGGATGCAGGCGCAAGGTGCTCAGCCCGACGCGGCGGGCGCGAAGCTGATGGACCAGGGCCTGCTCCCCATTCCCACCGACGAGAAGGCCTATCTGGAGATGCTCCACCGCGCCAACCAGATGGAGGTGCAGCTCGGCCAGCTCGCGCAGCAGAAGGGCGTCTCGAAGGGCGTGAAGGACTTCGGCGCGCGGCTCGTGAAGGACCACCAGGCCGCGGACCAGAAGGTCATGACGTACGCGACGACGAAGAACATCGAGCTCGGCGAGCCGAAGGTGGACACCGACTTCAAGAAGACGATGCGGAACGCCTCGGATGCCGCGATGGCGAAGCTCCAGTCGCTCCAGGGCCCCGCCTTCGACCGCGCCTTCCTCGCGCACATGGTGGGCCACCATGACTCGGACATCGCCAAGGTGATGGCCGGCCAGCAGCAGTTCGCCAGCAACGCCGAGCTGAAGGGTCAGCTCGACGGCCTGCTGCCCACGCTGAAGAAGCACCGCGATGAGGCCTATCGCCTGCTGGGCCAGGAGAAGCCGCGCCAGGCCCGCCCGACTCCGCCGAGCCGCTGA